GAATTCGGGCTCGCGCCCGAGGCGGATGGCGATGGCGATGTAGTCGTCCACGTCCTTGGCGACGGTGTCCTCGACGCCGATCATGCGCAGCATCCCATAACTCACCCGCCCGCGCATGAA
This region of Rhodospirillales bacterium genomic DNA includes:
- a CDS encoding glycosyl transferase family 1, translated to FMRGRVSYGMLRMIGVEDTVAKDVDDYIAIAIRLGREPEFRARVRAKTAANRHKLYNDETCVRGLEDFLIRAVQSGG